Proteins encoded in a region of the Malaciobacter mytili LMG 24559 genome:
- a CDS encoding NAD-dependent epimerase/dehydratase family protein, producing MSKIAILGSTGMIGSHFKALCLSNNIEFLDIDRKIWDLSVWKEDEELDELFNNVDCIFHFAAVLPKNLDRELEKIFEVNVKSCLNISKWALKNNVKIVFLSGSTVYADTNALNIKEDASKVVYGLGGFYGYSKLLAENIFNHYIHQGLKVTILRPSSVYGLGLGKDKIINQFINKIENDIPIKINQPENKINFIHSMDVSIAALQVYLNNLQGTFNIAAKETTSIYELAKVCTDVMGKGKIEIIKEDYIPFERFNLNCDKAKNEFNFKSRINIKDGIASMYNNKMLEGYFFS from the coding sequence ATGTCAAAAATAGCTATTCTTGGTTCAACTGGAATGATAGGTTCCCATTTTAAAGCTTTGTGTTTATCTAATAATATTGAGTTTCTTGATATTGATAGAAAAATTTGGGATCTTTCTGTATGGAAAGAAGATGAAGAACTTGATGAATTATTTAATAATGTGGATTGTATTTTTCATTTTGCTGCTGTTCTTCCTAAAAACCTTGATAGAGAGCTTGAAAAAATTTTTGAAGTAAATGTTAAATCATGTTTAAATATTTCTAAATGGGCTTTAAAAAACAATGTGAAAATAGTTTTTTTATCAGGTTCTACTGTTTATGCTGACACTAATGCTTTAAATATAAAAGAAGATGCTTCTAAAGTAGTTTATGGATTAGGTGGTTTTTATGGATATAGTAAATTACTTGCAGAAAATATTTTTAATCATTATATTCATCAAGGTTTAAAAGTTACTATATTAAGACCTAGTTCTGTTTATGGTTTAGGATTGGGAAAAGATAAGATAATAAATCAATTTATAAATAAAATAGAAAATGATATTCCCATAAAAATTAATCAGCCCGAAAATAAAATCAATTTTATTCACTCAATGGATGTATCAATTGCTGCATTACAAGTCTATTTAAATAATCTTCAAGGTACTTTTAATATAGCTGCTAAAGAAACTACTTCTATATATGAATTAGCCAAAGTTTGTACAGATGTTATGGGAAAAGGAAAAATAGAAATTATAAAAGAGGATTATATTCCTTTTGAACGATTTAACTTAAACTGTGATAAAGCTAAAAATGAATTTAATTTTAAATCCAGAATAAATATTAAAGATGGAATAGCTTCAATGTATAATAACAAGATGTTAGAAGGTTATTTTTTTAGTTAA
- a CDS encoding aminotransferase class V-fold PLP-dependent enzyme, whose amino-acid sequence MKNRIFLNSPHMSGNEIKYIEKVFESNYIAPLGEYVNKFEESIKNYIKSENALAVNSGTAAIHLALRVLGIGNGDDVLASTFTFIGSVNAILYQNANPVFIDSDNKSWNLSPELLEEYLKVCEKKPKALILTHLYGMCADIEKIAEICKIHNIYLIEDAAESLGATFNGKHTGTFGDFGIYSFNGNKIITTSGGGMLVSPNKNWIEKAKYYSTQAKEPFLYYEHEEYGYNYRMSNVLAAIGVGQMEIIEERVSKKREIFNWYNENLKDIEEINFMPELKNSRGNRWLTAVTFENTSYEKIIKVLDEINVESRPLWKPMHMQPLFKNSKSFVDGTSENLFKKGLCLASSTTQTKNDVEFICNTIKKNCN is encoded by the coding sequence ATGAAAAATAGAATCTTCTTAAACTCGCCTCATATGAGTGGAAATGAAATAAAATATATTGAAAAGGTATTTGAAAGTAATTATATAGCACCTCTTGGTGAATATGTAAATAAATTTGAAGAAAGCATTAAAAATTATATAAAAAGTGAAAATGCTCTTGCTGTTAATAGTGGAACAGCTGCAATTCATCTGGCTCTTCGAGTTTTAGGAATAGGAAATGGAGATGATGTTTTAGCTTCAACTTTTACCTTTATTGGTTCTGTAAATGCAATTCTTTATCAAAATGCAAATCCAGTATTTATAGATAGTGATAATAAATCATGGAATTTATCACCAGAACTTTTAGAAGAGTATTTAAAAGTTTGTGAAAAGAAACCTAAGGCATTGATATTAACTCATCTTTATGGAATGTGCGCAGATATAGAAAAAATAGCAGAAATTTGTAAAATTCATAATATATATCTTATTGAAGATGCAGCAGAAAGCTTAGGTGCAACTTTCAATGGTAAGCATACAGGAACTTTTGGTGATTTTGGAATATATAGTTTTAATGGGAATAAAATCATTACTACAAGTGGTGGAGGAATGCTAGTAAGTCCTAATAAAAATTGGATTGAAAAGGCAAAATACTATTCTACACAAGCAAAAGAACCTTTTCTTTATTATGAACATGAAGAATATGGATATAATTATCGTATGTCAAATGTTTTAGCTGCAATTGGTGTAGGTCAAATGGAAATTATTGAAGAAAGAGTAAGTAAGAAAAGAGAAATTTTTAATTGGTATAATGAAAATTTAAAAGATATTGAAGAGATAAATTTTATGCCGGAACTTAAAAATAGTAGAGGTAATAGATGGCTAACAGCAGTAACTTTTGAAAATACTTCTTATGAAAAGATAATTAAAGTATTAGATGAAATTAATGTAGAATCAAGACCATTATGGAAACCAATGCATATGCAGCCATTATTTAAAAATTCAAAATCATTTGTCGATGGAACTAGTGAAAACTTATTTAAAAAAGGACTTTGTTTAGCAAGTAGTACAACACAGACAAAAAATGATGTTGAATTTATATGTAATACTATAAAAAAGAACTGTAATTAA
- a CDS encoding sugar transferase: MMKEIFDKTLALILIILFLPIYIIVSLFILWKMGRPILFNQRRPGYKEKIFNLYKFRTMSNETDKNGNLLSDKERLNNIGKFIRSTSLDELPQLFNVLKGEMSFVGPRPLLVEYLPYYNENEKRRHNVKPGITGWAQVNGRNTVSWEKRFEYDLWYVDNQSFWLDMKILFLTFLKVVKRSDVSPNNQVTMERLDTYKESKKVKSE; the protein is encoded by the coding sequence ATGATGAAAGAAATATTTGATAAAACATTAGCCTTAATTTTAATAATACTTTTTTTACCTATTTATATAATTGTAAGCTTATTTATTTTATGGAAAATGGGCAGACCTATTTTATTTAATCAAAGAAGACCTGGATATAAAGAAAAAATATTTAATTTATATAAATTTAGAACTATGTCTAATGAAACTGATAAAAATGGAAATCTTTTATCTGATAAAGAAAGACTTAATAATATTGGAAAATTTATAAGAAGTACAAGTTTAGATGAGCTTCCTCAACTTTTTAATGTATTAAAAGGTGAAATGAGTTTTGTAGGACCTAGACCTTTACTTGTAGAATATTTACCTTATTATAATGAAAATGAAAAAAGAAGACATAATGTTAAGCCAGGTATTACAGGCTGGGCTCAAGTAAATGGTAGAAATACAGTTTCTTGGGAAAAAAGATTTGAATATGATTTATGGTATGTCGATAATCAATCTTTTTGGTTAGATATGAAAATATTATTTCTTACATTTTTAAAAGTTGTAAAAAGAAGTGATGTTTCACCCAATAATCAAGTTACAATGGAAAGACTAGATACATATAAAGAATCTAAAAAGGTAAAAAGTGAATAA
- a CDS encoding ATP-grasp domain-containing protein: MINVLVTGVGGGVGQGIIKSLKMINDLEINIITADMSPLAAGIYAGDKSYLVPACTSNEYIKRLEEIFLLEKIDHYFPGLDLELEFCAKNKEYFKKNFNVNVIISNLNTVQIANNKYLTFKFLEEHNFFHPKTFLPNEVEFEKLNYPVIVKPAIGSRSVGVSVANNQLELTSRLNNENGLIIQELIGTNEEEYTCTVVVVNKKVSDVMILKRVLRAGDTFRAEPIKSEIISKYITDLSLALEINGSCNFQLRIDEKGIPKVFEINSRFSGTTPFCSQLGLNPVEFYLKNFMNLEYEYSIDYESVVLRHWSEVLVKKDDIDELNNMKNIIPSIKATSQLF; encoded by the coding sequence ATGATTAATGTTTTAGTTACAGGAGTAGGTGGCGGAGTAGGTCAAGGAATTATAAAATCTTTAAAAATGATTAATGATTTAGAAATTAATATTATTACAGCAGATATGAGTCCTTTAGCTGCAGGTATATATGCTGGTGATAAATCTTACTTAGTTCCTGCATGTACATCAAATGAATATATAAAAAGATTAGAAGAAATTTTTTTACTTGAAAAAATTGATCATTATTTCCCTGGTCTTGATTTGGAACTTGAATTTTGTGCTAAGAATAAAGAATATTTTAAAAAAAACTTTAATGTTAATGTAATAATTTCTAATTTAAATACTGTTCAAATAGCAAATAATAAATATCTAACTTTTAAATTTTTAGAAGAACATAATTTTTTTCATCCTAAAACTTTTTTGCCAAATGAAGTTGAATTTGAAAAATTAAATTATCCTGTAATAGTTAAACCAGCTATAGGTTCAAGGTCTGTTGGTGTTAGTGTTGCAAATAATCAATTAGAATTAACTTCAAGATTAAATAATGAAAATGGACTAATTATACAAGAATTAATTGGAACAAATGAAGAAGAATATACTTGTACAGTAGTTGTTGTTAATAAAAAAGTTTCAGACGTAATGATATTAAAAAGAGTTTTACGTGCAGGAGATACTTTTAGAGCAGAACCTATAAAATCGGAGATAATATCAAAGTATATAACTGATTTATCTTTAGCCCTAGAAATTAATGGGTCTTGTAATTTTCAATTAAGAATTGATGAAAAAGGAATTCCAAAAGTCTTTGAAATTAATAGTAGATTCTCAGGTACTACTCCTTTTTGTTCTCAATTAGGATTAAATCCTGTAGAATTTTATCTTAAAAACTTTATGAATTTAGAGTATGAGTATTCTATTGATTATGAAAGTGTAGTATTAAGACATTGGTCTGAGGTTTTAGTTAAAAAAGATGATATTGATGAATTAAATAATATGAAGAATATTATTCCTAGCATAAAAGCTACATCTCAATTATTTTAA
- a CDS encoding PIG-L deacetylase family protein has translation MSLFKNKKILVLGAHCDDEVLGVGGTILKAKEDGAKVDVLILTDSSSSQHLNDLEKQKNRNTYFYECCNILNVDNAYKWNLPDMKLDTLSHIEINKKLEEFLCEKKYDIVFVHHPNDINKDHQIVFDSLMVVARPVPNQSIKKIFTYYTPSSTEWGGYSSSTQFLPNCYIDITKFLEKKKLALLKYKDELKEFPHPRSIENIEHMAKFFGSQVGLLAAEPFNLIRIIER, from the coding sequence ATGAGTTTATTTAAAAATAAAAAAATATTAGTTTTAGGAGCTCATTGTGATGATGAAGTTTTAGGAGTGGGTGGAACAATCTTAAAAGCAAAAGAAGATGGTGCGAAAGTAGATGTTTTAATTTTAACTGATAGTTCTTCATCTCAACATTTAAATGATTTAGAAAAACAAAAAAATAGAAATACTTATTTTTATGAATGTTGCAATATTTTAAATGTTGATAATGCTTATAAATGGAATTTACCAGATATGAAGCTTGATACATTATCACATATTGAAATAAATAAAAAATTAGAAGAATTTTTATGTGAAAAAAAATATGATATTGTTTTTGTACATCATCCAAATGATATTAATAAAGATCATCAAATAGTTTTTGATTCATTAATGGTTGTTGCAAGACCAGTTCCAAACCAATCTATAAAAAAAATATTTACTTACTATACTCCAAGTTCAACAGAATGGGGAGGATATAGTTCTTCTACTCAATTTTTACCTAATTGTTATATTGATATTACAAAATTTTTAGAAAAAAAGAAACTAGCATTATTAAAATATAAAGATGAATTAAAAGAGTTTCCCCATCCAAGAAGTATAGAAAATATAGAACATATGGCAAAATTTTTTGGATCTCAAGTTGGTTTATTGGCAGCAGAGCCCTTTAATTTAATAAGAATAATTGAAAGATAA
- a CDS encoding metallophosphoesterase family protein produces MNKKIAIISDIHSNFTSLSLSIAQIKEQKIDLCIILGDLLTYGTMPNEVIDLLLEFQKNYECIFIKGNHDQFYFDLQDKKDYKKYKIASFVEESILWTNEKLKFNLFESFPWQNDFSISNIYFSHANPFEYGNWEYLNDEENIQKAAKTLYDKNMKIGIFGHTHRSKQSIVINELKVCNNFLYNSFKNSDEGILILNSGSIGQPRGTEPSILILSVFDDFIEFDYVKVKVDSKIMINKINNSSLSEDTKNKLNSFWEMKND; encoded by the coding sequence GTGAATAAAAAAATTGCTATTATCTCAGATATTCACTCAAATTTTACTTCTTTAAGCCTTTCTATTGCACAAATAAAAGAACAAAAAATTGATTTATGTATTATTTTAGGAGATCTTTTAACATATGGTACAATGCCAAATGAGGTAATAGATTTATTATTAGAATTTCAAAAAAATTATGAATGTATTTTTATAAAAGGAAATCATGATCAGTTTTATTTTGATTTACAAGATAAAAAAGATTATAAAAAGTATAAAATAGCAAGTTTTGTGGAAGAATCAATACTATGGACAAATGAAAAACTAAAATTTAATTTATTTGAAAGTTTTCCTTGGCAAAATGATTTTTCAATTAGTAATATTTATTTTTCACATGCAAATCCTTTTGAATATGGTAATTGGGAATATCTAAATGATGAAGAGAATATTCAAAAAGCAGCTAAAACTTTATATGATAAAAATATGAAAATAGGCATTTTTGGGCATACTCATAGAAGTAAACAAAGTATTGTTATAAATGAGTTAAAAGTTTGTAATAATTTTTTATATAATAGTTTTAAAAATAGTGATGAAGGTATATTGATATTAAATTCTGGATCAATAGGTCAGCCAAGAGGAACAGAACCTAGTATTCTTATTTTGTCTGTTTTTGATGATTTTATTGAGTTTGATTATGTAAAAGTTAAAGTTGATTCAAAAATAATGATAAATAAAATAAATAATAGTAGTTTAAGCGAAGATACAAAAAATAAATTAAATTCATTTTGGGAGATGAAAAATGATTAA
- a CDS encoding glycosyltransferase family 4 protein: MKILFLFISYPENPNDSNLTKDLSDKFNINGEEVYIATIREKKFGKPTEYSKENGVNVLRIKSGNMFNNISKFEKLFTMMTMNNNILKQIKKYWGDVKFDIVVGTTPYMANYKLINGLKTYYKCSSFLILWDLFPQNAKDLELLKNKLVFNFFKNKEHKNLKSFDYIGCMSKGNINYVKKNYSFLDEKQLFLFPLWGNKKEHCDINKESIRKKYNFKNDDFILVFGGNMGKPQNLGNVLKLAFEVRNIQQIKFLFVGRGTETEKLKKLKEEMKLENVSFKDFVPRNDYENLISSCNLGIVSLDPRFTVPNFPSKTIDYLKLGLPILACVDKCAFDDYGKLLENEIKAGICCLATDMQQYKENLIKLYSDKQLYLELSKNAKEYYDKFFNVENNYLLIKKIMGDKNDERNI, translated from the coding sequence ATGAAAATACTTTTTTTATTTATTTCATATCCTGAAAATCCCAATGATTCAAATTTAACTAAAGATTTATCTGATAAGTTCAATATAAATGGGGAAGAGGTTTATATTGCAACAATTAGAGAGAAAAAGTTTGGAAAACCTACTGAATATTCTAAAGAAAATGGAGTAAATGTATTACGAATAAAAAGTGGTAATATGTTTAATAATATTTCAAAATTTGAAAAACTTTTTACCATGATGACTATGAATAATAATATATTAAAACAAATAAAAAAATATTGGGGTGATGTAAAGTTTGACATAGTAGTTGGTACAACACCATATATGGCAAATTATAAATTAATCAATGGATTAAAAACTTATTATAAATGTTCATCTTTTTTAATACTTTGGGATTTGTTTCCTCAAAATGCTAAAGATTTAGAATTATTAAAAAACAAACTTGTATTTAATTTTTTTAAAAATAAAGAACATAAAAATCTAAAAAGTTTTGATTATATTGGTTGTATGTCTAAAGGAAATATTAATTATGTTAAAAAGAATTATAGTTTTTTAGATGAAAAACAATTATTTTTATTTCCTTTGTGGGGTAATAAAAAAGAACATTGTGATATAAATAAAGAATCAATTAGAAAAAAATACAATTTTAAAAATGATGATTTTATACTTGTTTTTGGTGGGAATATGGGAAAACCACAAAACTTAGGAAATGTTTTAAAGTTGGCATTTGAAGTACGAAATATACAGCAAATAAAGTTTTTATTTGTTGGAAGAGGTACTGAAACTGAGAAATTGAAGAAGTTAAAAGAAGAAATGAAGTTGGAAAATGTGTCTTTTAAAGATTTTGTACCTAGAAATGACTATGAAAATTTAATATCTTCTTGTAATTTAGGTATTGTTAGTTTAGATCCAAGATTTACTGTTCCTAATTTTCCATCAAAAACAATTGATTACTTAAAACTTGGGTTACCTATATTAGCCTGTGTAGACAAGTGTGCTTTTGATGATTATGGTAAGCTATTGGAAAATGAAATTAAAGCAGGTATTTGTTGTCTTGCAACAGATATGCAACAATATAAAGAAAATTTAATTAAACTTTATAGTGATAAACAATTGTATTTAGAACTATCAAAAAATGCAAAAGAGTATTATGATAAGTTTTTCAATGTAGAAAATAATTATTTATTAATAAAAAAGATTATGGGAGATAAAAATGATGAAAGAAATATTTGA
- a CDS encoding methionyl-tRNA formyltransferase: MKSLNVLCIGFNQETLISLKKLINNNIKISGLISTKKKKEKKGSDYVDLEPFAKKHKIAYFETDDINCIEAKNWIKNINVDVIFILAWSQLFDSELLSLPKYFTIGSHPSKLPYGAGRAPVVWTILEELKSTAVSLFKVNDGVDSGALLLQKEFDIPPNSNSRKLYDLISENLSDAFVEVYTKIINNELKEVNQDLQKRTIRAKRQPKDGYIDFKIMTNKEVDLLIRATTDPYPGAFSYYKNKKVIFWDSEIEENCKYKGTFGQILKKENNSLLVQCKDFPIWLKDIWVEEKNDINFFKLGDCFGIDFISEIEVLNKKIKELEEMVKK; this comes from the coding sequence ATGAAAAGTTTAAATGTTTTGTGTATTGGATTTAATCAAGAAACTTTAATTTCATTAAAAAAACTTATAAATAATAATATAAAAATTTCAGGGCTTATTTCTACAAAAAAGAAAAAAGAAAAAAAAGGTTCTGATTATGTTGATTTAGAGCCTTTTGCAAAAAAACATAAAATTGCATATTTTGAAACAGATGATATAAATTGTATAGAAGCTAAAAACTGGATAAAGAATATCAATGTGGATGTTATTTTTATCTTAGCTTGGAGCCAACTATTTGATAGTGAATTACTCTCTTTACCTAAATATTTTACAATTGGAAGTCACCCTAGTAAATTACCATATGGTGCAGGTAGAGCGCCAGTTGTTTGGACAATATTAGAGGAGTTGAAATCTACAGCAGTTAGTTTATTTAAAGTAAATGATGGTGTAGATTCAGGAGCTCTTTTATTACAAAAAGAATTTGATATACCTCCTAATAGTAATAGTAGAAAATTATATGATTTAATAAGTGAAAATTTATCTGATGCTTTTGTAGAAGTCTATACAAAAATAATTAATAATGAACTAAAAGAAGTAAATCAAGATTTGCAAAAAAGAACAATAAGAGCAAAAAGACAACCTAAAGATGGTTACATTGATTTTAAAATAATGACTAATAAAGAAGTAGATCTTTTAATTAGAGCAACTACTGATCCTTATCCTGGAGCATTTTCATATTATAAAAATAAAAAAGTGATATTTTGGGATAGTGAAATAGAAGAAAATTGTAAATATAAAGGAACCTTTGGACAAATCTTAAAAAAAGAAAATAATTCTTTATTAGTGCAGTGTAAAGATTTTCCTATATGGCTAAAAGATATATGGGTTGAAGAAAAAAATGATATTAATTTTTTTAAGTTAGGCGATTGTTTTGGAATAGACTTTATATCTGAAATTGAGGTTTTAAATAAAAAAATAAAAGAATTGGAAGAAATGGTAAAAAAATGA